One window of the Nicotiana tabacum cultivar K326 chromosome 4, ASM71507v2, whole genome shotgun sequence genome contains the following:
- the LOC107817199 gene encoding quinolinate synthase, chloroplastic, translated as MDAANLVMKSSLFSKSPCPLFSSKLIPRAPPSVFTLPSTFRPLVKCIQASFPPNPDSKKPSNNSTFTCSAVTSFPSQQSQPHAPSDAKLQLLISEFQSLVEPMDRVKRLLHYSTLLPPMDASFKTPENRVPGCTTQVWLNVSFDEAENRMKFLADSDSEITKGFCACLVSLLDGATPDEVLALKTEDLNALNVAGLNGKGSASRANTWHNVLVSMQKRTRALVAEREGRPRGELFPSLVITADGIQPQGSYAEAQARFLFPDESRVQKLANLLKEKKIGVVAHFYMDPEVQGVLTAAQKLWPHIHISDSLVMADKAVSMAKAGCEYISVLGVDFMSENVRAILDLAGFPEVGVYRMSDERIGCSLADAAASPAYLDYLKTASTSSPSLHVVYINTSLETKAYSHELVPTITCTSSNVVQTILQAFAEVPDLEVLYGPDTYMGSNIAELFTQMSTMTDEEISAIHPLHNRISIKSLLPRLHYFQDGTCIVHHLFGHEVVEKINEMYGDAFLTAHFEVPGEMFSLAMEAKKRGMGVVGSTSNILDFIKERVEESLNRNVDEHLQFVLGTESGMITAIVAAVGKLLGSADSSSGGAKVSVEIVFPVSSESVTRTSTGSPLDQNKVNIIPGVASGEGCSLHGGCASCPYMKMNSLSSLLKVCQSLPHGKAELSAYEAGRFSLRTPKGKQIADVGCEPVLHMRHFQATKRLPEQLINQILQPRDNGRSSSA; from the exons ATGGATGCCGCAAATTTAGTCATGAAATCTTCCTTGTTTTCGAAATCCCCATGTCCCCTTTTTAGTTCTAAACTCATTCCTAGAGCACCACCCTCTGTCTTTACTCTGCCTTCTACCTTTAGACCCCTCGTTAAATGCATACAAGCTTCATTCCCACCAAACCCTGATTCCAAAAAACCCTCAAACAATTCAACCTTTACGTGTTCAGCTGTGACTTCCTTCCCTTCTCAACAATCTCAGCCTCACGCGCCTTCCGATGCCAAGCTCCAACTCCTGATCTCTGAATTCCAGTCCCTCGTCGAACCAATGGACCGCGTGAAACGCCTCTTGCACTACTCCACACTCCTCCCTCCAATGGACGCGTCCTTCAAAACCCCTGAGAATCGCGTACCGGGTTGCACTACACAGGTATGGCTGAACGTGAGTTTCGATGAGGCTGAGAACAGGATGAAATTTTTGGCGGACAGTGACTCGGAAATAACTAAAGGGTTTTGCGCGTGTTTGGTTTCGCTGCTGGACGGGGCTACTCCCGATGAGGTGCTGGCGTTGAAAACGGAGGACTTGAATGCTTTGAATGTTGCGGGGTTGAACGGGAAAGGATCGGCATCTAGGGCGAATACGTGGCATAATGTGTTGGTCAGCATGCAGAAAAGGACAAGGGCCTTAGTTGCGGAGCGTGAAGGCAGGCCGCGCGGCGAGCTCTTTCCATCTCTAGTAATCACAGCTGATGGTATCCAACCCCAAGGCAGCTACGCTGAAGCCCAG GCAAGGTTCCTGTTTCCTGATGAATCAAGGGTCCAAAAACTTGCCAATTTGCTAAAGGAGAAGAAAATAGGAGTTGTTGCTCATTTCTACATGGACCCTGAGGTGCAAGGTGTTCTAACTGCAGCGCAGAAGCTTTGGCCCCATATACATATATCTGATTCTTTAGTCATGGCTGATAAAGCTGTCAGTATGGCAAAAGCTGGATGTGAATATATATCTGTATTGGGTGTAGATTTCATGTCAGAGAATGTGCGAGCCATTCTTGATCTAGCTGGATTCCCAGAG GTTGGAGTTTATCGGATGTCGGACGAACGCATTGGTTGTTCTTTGGCTGATGCTGCAGCCAGCCCAGCATACTTGGATTATCTTAAAACAGCTTCAACTTCTTCTCCATCTCTGCATGTTGTGTACATAAATACTTCACTGGAGACAAAAGCATATTCTCATGAGCTTGTTCCGACTATAACATGTACTTCCTCTAATGTTGTGCAAACTATTCTGCAG GCATTTGCTGAAGTACCTGACTTGGAAGTGTTGTATGGTCCTGATACCTACATGGGTTCAAACATTGCGGAATTGTTCACCCAGATGTCCACGATGACTGATGAAGAAATTTCTGCGATACATCCTTTGCACAACAGAATCTCCATTAAATCTTTGCTTCCTCGACTGCATTATTTTCAG GATGGGACATGTATTGTTCATCACCTCTTTGGTCATGAAGTTGTGGAGAAGATAAATGAAATGTATGGGGATGCATTCCTTACTGCACACTTTGAAGTTCCTGGTGAAATGTTTTCCCTGGCAATGGAAGCGAAGAAAAGGGGCATGGGAGTAGTAGGTTCTACCTCGAACATACTCGACTTTATCAAAGAAAGGGTAGAAGAGTCCTTGAATAGAAACGTAGATGAACATCTTCAGTTTGTTTTGGGAACGGAATCAGGAATGATTACGGCAATAGTTGCAGCAGTCGGTAAATTACTAGGTTCTGCTGACTCCTCTTCCGGTGGAGCAAAAGTAAGTGTTGAGATTGTCTTTCCTGTCTCGTCAGAATCAGTGACAAGAACATCTACGGGTTCGCCTCTGGACCAAAATAAGGTCAATATTATACCTGGAGTTGCAAGTGGAGAGGGGTGTTCTCTACATGGTGGATGTGCCTCCTGTCCATATATGAAG ATGAACTCTCTTAGCTCGTTGCTAAAAGTTTGCCAGAGCTTGCCCCATGGCAAAGCCGAACTTTCAGCTTATGAGGCAGGACGATTCAGTTTGCGAACCCCCAAGGGAAAACAAATTGCGGATGTTGGTTGTGAGCCGGTTCTGCACATGAGACACTTTCAG GCAACAAAGAGATTACCAGAGCAGCTAATCAATCAAATACTTCAACCTCGTGATAATGGACGATCAAGCTCTGCTTAA